The following are encoded in a window of Harmonia axyridis chromosome 7, icHarAxyr1.1, whole genome shotgun sequence genomic DNA:
- the LOC123684332 gene encoding protein giant-like isoform X5, producing MTYSTMKIMDYNAPIDLRISKSKSNDSYSDTIRNSRNILLNQSPKKLQELLHNSSMQPNYGEINAPTQIINNRTNLIRNSLESRVPSVSPDSSQKGCYDCKQTNSQNEEIKPFKMEVISRRFSECSILSDQANNNENRKIVEIETTSDIPKKRKRSNDTPTTVHSDSGFSSNEIEEDEDLSKNHHSKPLRIDMPPISVPPSETGKCDSSTKGRSTRPFKAITSTMIIDPLPLKGPLGDFETFRKNILSRVNSSNQSTNHNMRRMGNTTNTHITDPAYWEKRRRNNEAAKRSRDARRRKEDEVAIRCAYLEQERILMLQENRLLKEALQKYEQYYRH from the exons ATGACATATAGCACA atgaaaattATGGATTATAATGCACCTATCGACCTCAGAATCTCTAAGTCCAAGTCAAATGATTCTTACTCTGACACAATTCGCAATTCacgaaatattttattgaaccaATCACCCAAGAAACTCCAAGAATTACTTCATAATTCAAGTATGCAACCTAACTACGGAGAAATCAATGCACCAactcaaataataaataacagaacAAATCTCATAAGGAATTCCTTAGAATCGAGGGTACCAAGTGTGTCACCTGATAGCTCCCAGAAGGGTTGTTATGATTGTAAACAGACAAATTCCCAAAACGAAGAGATTAAACCATTCAAAATGGAAGTGATTTCGCGCAGGTTTTCGGAGTGTTCAATATTGAGTGATCAAGCCAACAataatgaaaatagaaaaatagtTGAGATAGAAACAACGTCAGATATTCCAAAAAAGAGAAAAAGGTCAAATGATACTCCAACAACAGTTCACTCAGATTCTGGATTCAGTAGCAATGAAATAGAAGAGGATGAAGATTTATCAAAAAACCACCATTCAAAGCCATTAAGGATAGATATGCCTCCAATATCAGTTCCTCCTAGCGAAACAG gtaagTGTGACTCTAGTACGAAAGGGAGATCTACAAGACCGTTCAAAGCTATTACCTCTACAATGATTATAGATCCTTTACCGTTGAAAGGTCCTCTTGGAGATTTCGAgacattcagaaaaaatattctgtCAAGAGTTAATTCTTCGAACCAATCAACGAACCACAATATGCGAAGGATGGGAAATACAACT aATACACACATAACTGACCCAGCCTACTGGGAGAAACGAAGGCGGAATAACGAAGCCGCAAAACGTTCGAGGGATGCTAGAAGACGCAAAGAAGATGAAGTAGCGATCAGGTGCGCTTACTTGGAGCAAGAAAGGATATTAATGTTACAAGAGAACAGATTATTGAAGGAAGCGTTACAAAAATATGAACAATACTACAGGCATTGA
- the LOC123684332 gene encoding protein giant-like isoform X4: MKCFFNPMKIMDYNAPIDLRISKSKSNDSYSDTIRNSRNILLNQSPKKLQELLHNSSMQPNYGEINAPTQIINNRTNLIRNSLESRVPSVSPDSSQKGCYDCKQTNSQNEEIKPFKMEVISRRFSECSILSDQANNNENRKIVEIETTSDIPKKRKRSNDTPTTVHSDSGFSSNEIEEDEDLSKNHHSKPLRIDMPPISVPPSETGKCDSSTKGRSTRPFKAITSTMIIDPLPLKGPLGDFETFRKNILSRVNSSNQSTNHNMRRMGNTTNTHITDPAYWEKRRRNNEAAKRSRDARRRKEDEVAIRCAYLEQERILMLQENRLLKEALQKYEQYYRH, encoded by the exons atgaagtgttTTTTTAACCCG atgaaaattATGGATTATAATGCACCTATCGACCTCAGAATCTCTAAGTCCAAGTCAAATGATTCTTACTCTGACACAATTCGCAATTCacgaaatattttattgaaccaATCACCCAAGAAACTCCAAGAATTACTTCATAATTCAAGTATGCAACCTAACTACGGAGAAATCAATGCACCAactcaaataataaataacagaacAAATCTCATAAGGAATTCCTTAGAATCGAGGGTACCAAGTGTGTCACCTGATAGCTCCCAGAAGGGTTGTTATGATTGTAAACAGACAAATTCCCAAAACGAAGAGATTAAACCATTCAAAATGGAAGTGATTTCGCGCAGGTTTTCGGAGTGTTCAATATTGAGTGATCAAGCCAACAataatgaaaatagaaaaatagtTGAGATAGAAACAACGTCAGATATTCCAAAAAAGAGAAAAAGGTCAAATGATACTCCAACAACAGTTCACTCAGATTCTGGATTCAGTAGCAATGAAATAGAAGAGGATGAAGATTTATCAAAAAACCACCATTCAAAGCCATTAAGGATAGATATGCCTCCAATATCAGTTCCTCCTAGCGAAACAG gtaagTGTGACTCTAGTACGAAAGGGAGATCTACAAGACCGTTCAAAGCTATTACCTCTACAATGATTATAGATCCTTTACCGTTGAAAGGTCCTCTTGGAGATTTCGAgacattcagaaaaaatattctgtCAAGAGTTAATTCTTCGAACCAATCAACGAACCACAATATGCGAAGGATGGGAAATACAACT aATACACACATAACTGACCCAGCCTACTGGGAGAAACGAAGGCGGAATAACGAAGCCGCAAAACGTTCGAGGGATGCTAGAAGACGCAAAGAAGATGAAGTAGCGATCAGGTGCGCTTACTTGGAGCAAGAAAGGATATTAATGTTACAAGAGAACAGATTATTGAAGGAAGCGTTACAAAAATATGAACAATACTACAGGCATTGA
- the LOC123684332 gene encoding protein giant-like isoform X3 has product MKCFFNPVTMVLTIDIKEEIENSISIALNKCIRSDSFIESIVHNVTEAVIRTIETRLSQMEKTVKKIQDKQSMKIMDYNAPIDLRISKSKSNDSYSDTIRNSRNILLNQSPKKLQELLHNSSMQPNYGEINAPTQIINNRTNLIRNSLESRVPSVSPDSSQKGCYDCKQTNSQNEEIKPFKMEVISRRFSECSILSDQANNNENRKIVEIETTSDIPKKRKRSNDTPTTVHSDSGFSSNEIEEDEDLSKNHHSKPLRIDMPPISVPPSETDPLPLKGPLGDFETFRKNILSRVNSSNQSTNHNMRRMGNTTNTHITDPAYWEKRRRNNEAAKRSRDARRRKEDEVAIRCAYLEQERILMLQENRLLKEALQKYEQYYRH; this is encoded by the exons atgaagtgttTTTTTAACCCGGTAACAATGGTTTTGACAATcgatataaaagaagaaattgaaaattcaataagtaTTGCACTCAACAAGTGTATAAGAAGCGATTCATTTATCGAGTCGATTGTACACAATGTGACTGAAGCCGTCATAAGAACTATAGAAACAAGATTATCGCAAATGGAAAAAACAGTGAAGAAAATTCAGGATAAACAAAgt atgaaaattATGGATTATAATGCACCTATCGACCTCAGAATCTCTAAGTCCAAGTCAAATGATTCTTACTCTGACACAATTCGCAATTCacgaaatattttattgaaccaATCACCCAAGAAACTCCAAGAATTACTTCATAATTCAAGTATGCAACCTAACTACGGAGAAATCAATGCACCAactcaaataataaataacagaacAAATCTCATAAGGAATTCCTTAGAATCGAGGGTACCAAGTGTGTCACCTGATAGCTCCCAGAAGGGTTGTTATGATTGTAAACAGACAAATTCCCAAAACGAAGAGATTAAACCATTCAAAATGGAAGTGATTTCGCGCAGGTTTTCGGAGTGTTCAATATTGAGTGATCAAGCCAACAataatgaaaatagaaaaatagtTGAGATAGAAACAACGTCAGATATTCCAAAAAAGAGAAAAAGGTCAAATGATACTCCAACAACAGTTCACTCAGATTCTGGATTCAGTAGCAATGAAATAGAAGAGGATGAAGATTTATCAAAAAACCACCATTCAAAGCCATTAAGGATAGATATGCCTCCAATATCAGTTCCTCCTAGCGAAACAG ATCCTTTACCGTTGAAAGGTCCTCTTGGAGATTTCGAgacattcagaaaaaatattctgtCAAGAGTTAATTCTTCGAACCAATCAACGAACCACAATATGCGAAGGATGGGAAATACAACT aATACACACATAACTGACCCAGCCTACTGGGAGAAACGAAGGCGGAATAACGAAGCCGCAAAACGTTCGAGGGATGCTAGAAGACGCAAAGAAGATGAAGTAGCGATCAGGTGCGCTTACTTGGAGCAAGAAAGGATATTAATGTTACAAGAGAACAGATTATTGAAGGAAGCGTTACAAAAATATGAACAATACTACAGGCATTGA
- the LOC123684332 gene encoding protein giant-like isoform X2, which translates to MKCFFNPVTMVLTIDIKEEIENSISIALNKCIRSDSFIESIVHNVTEAVIRTIETRLSQMEKTVKKIQDKQSMKIMDYNAPIDLRISKSKSNDSYSDTIRNSRNILLNQSPKKLQELLHNSSMQPNYGEINAPTQIINNRTNLIRNSLESRVPSVSPDSSQKGCYDCKQTNSQNEEIKPFKMEVISRRFSECSILSDQANNNENRKIVEIETTSDIPKKRKRSNDTPTTVHSDSGFSSNEIEEDEDLSKNHHSKPLRIDMPPISVPPSETAITSTMIIDPLPLKGPLGDFETFRKNILSRVNSSNQSTNHNMRRMGNTTNTHITDPAYWEKRRRNNEAAKRSRDARRRKEDEVAIRCAYLEQERILMLQENRLLKEALQKYEQYYRH; encoded by the exons atgaagtgttTTTTTAACCCGGTAACAATGGTTTTGACAATcgatataaaagaagaaattgaaaattcaataagtaTTGCACTCAACAAGTGTATAAGAAGCGATTCATTTATCGAGTCGATTGTACACAATGTGACTGAAGCCGTCATAAGAACTATAGAAACAAGATTATCGCAAATGGAAAAAACAGTGAAGAAAATTCAGGATAAACAAAgt atgaaaattATGGATTATAATGCACCTATCGACCTCAGAATCTCTAAGTCCAAGTCAAATGATTCTTACTCTGACACAATTCGCAATTCacgaaatattttattgaaccaATCACCCAAGAAACTCCAAGAATTACTTCATAATTCAAGTATGCAACCTAACTACGGAGAAATCAATGCACCAactcaaataataaataacagaacAAATCTCATAAGGAATTCCTTAGAATCGAGGGTACCAAGTGTGTCACCTGATAGCTCCCAGAAGGGTTGTTATGATTGTAAACAGACAAATTCCCAAAACGAAGAGATTAAACCATTCAAAATGGAAGTGATTTCGCGCAGGTTTTCGGAGTGTTCAATATTGAGTGATCAAGCCAACAataatgaaaatagaaaaatagtTGAGATAGAAACAACGTCAGATATTCCAAAAAAGAGAAAAAGGTCAAATGATACTCCAACAACAGTTCACTCAGATTCTGGATTCAGTAGCAATGAAATAGAAGAGGATGAAGATTTATCAAAAAACCACCATTCAAAGCCATTAAGGATAGATATGCCTCCAATATCAGTTCCTCCTAGCGAAACAG CTATTACCTCTACAATGATTATAGATCCTTTACCGTTGAAAGGTCCTCTTGGAGATTTCGAgacattcagaaaaaatattctgtCAAGAGTTAATTCTTCGAACCAATCAACGAACCACAATATGCGAAGGATGGGAAATACAACT aATACACACATAACTGACCCAGCCTACTGGGAGAAACGAAGGCGGAATAACGAAGCCGCAAAACGTTCGAGGGATGCTAGAAGACGCAAAGAAGATGAAGTAGCGATCAGGTGCGCTTACTTGGAGCAAGAAAGGATATTAATGTTACAAGAGAACAGATTATTGAAGGAAGCGTTACAAAAATATGAACAATACTACAGGCATTGA
- the LOC123684332 gene encoding protein giant-like isoform X1 yields MKCFFNPVTMVLTIDIKEEIENSISIALNKCIRSDSFIESIVHNVTEAVIRTIETRLSQMEKTVKKIQDKQSMKIMDYNAPIDLRISKSKSNDSYSDTIRNSRNILLNQSPKKLQELLHNSSMQPNYGEINAPTQIINNRTNLIRNSLESRVPSVSPDSSQKGCYDCKQTNSQNEEIKPFKMEVISRRFSECSILSDQANNNENRKIVEIETTSDIPKKRKRSNDTPTTVHSDSGFSSNEIEEDEDLSKNHHSKPLRIDMPPISVPPSETGKCDSSTKGRSTRPFKAITSTMIIDPLPLKGPLGDFETFRKNILSRVNSSNQSTNHNMRRMGNTTNTHITDPAYWEKRRRNNEAAKRSRDARRRKEDEVAIRCAYLEQERILMLQENRLLKEALQKYEQYYRH; encoded by the exons atgaagtgttTTTTTAACCCGGTAACAATGGTTTTGACAATcgatataaaagaagaaattgaaaattcaataagtaTTGCACTCAACAAGTGTATAAGAAGCGATTCATTTATCGAGTCGATTGTACACAATGTGACTGAAGCCGTCATAAGAACTATAGAAACAAGATTATCGCAAATGGAAAAAACAGTGAAGAAAATTCAGGATAAACAAAgt atgaaaattATGGATTATAATGCACCTATCGACCTCAGAATCTCTAAGTCCAAGTCAAATGATTCTTACTCTGACACAATTCGCAATTCacgaaatattttattgaaccaATCACCCAAGAAACTCCAAGAATTACTTCATAATTCAAGTATGCAACCTAACTACGGAGAAATCAATGCACCAactcaaataataaataacagaacAAATCTCATAAGGAATTCCTTAGAATCGAGGGTACCAAGTGTGTCACCTGATAGCTCCCAGAAGGGTTGTTATGATTGTAAACAGACAAATTCCCAAAACGAAGAGATTAAACCATTCAAAATGGAAGTGATTTCGCGCAGGTTTTCGGAGTGTTCAATATTGAGTGATCAAGCCAACAataatgaaaatagaaaaatagtTGAGATAGAAACAACGTCAGATATTCCAAAAAAGAGAAAAAGGTCAAATGATACTCCAACAACAGTTCACTCAGATTCTGGATTCAGTAGCAATGAAATAGAAGAGGATGAAGATTTATCAAAAAACCACCATTCAAAGCCATTAAGGATAGATATGCCTCCAATATCAGTTCCTCCTAGCGAAACAG gtaagTGTGACTCTAGTACGAAAGGGAGATCTACAAGACCGTTCAAAGCTATTACCTCTACAATGATTATAGATCCTTTACCGTTGAAAGGTCCTCTTGGAGATTTCGAgacattcagaaaaaatattctgtCAAGAGTTAATTCTTCGAACCAATCAACGAACCACAATATGCGAAGGATGGGAAATACAACT aATACACACATAACTGACCCAGCCTACTGGGAGAAACGAAGGCGGAATAACGAAGCCGCAAAACGTTCGAGGGATGCTAGAAGACGCAAAGAAGATGAAGTAGCGATCAGGTGCGCTTACTTGGAGCAAGAAAGGATATTAATGTTACAAGAGAACAGATTATTGAAGGAAGCGTTACAAAAATATGAACAATACTACAGGCATTGA
- the LOC123684332 gene encoding protein giant-like isoform X7, translating into MMKIMDYNAPIDLRISKSKSNDSYSDTIRNSRNILLNQSPKKLQELLHNSSMQPNYGEINAPTQIINNRTNLIRNSLESRVPSVSPDSSQKGCYDCKQTNSQNEEIKPFKMEVISRRFSECSILSDQANNNENRKIVEIETTSDIPKKRKRSNDTPTTVHSDSGFSSNEIEEDEDLSKNHHSKPLRIDMPPISVPPSETGKCDSSTKGRSTRPFKAITSTMIIDPLPLKGPLGDFETFRKNILSRVNSSNQSTNHNMRRMGNTTNTHITDPAYWEKRRRNNEAAKRSRDARRRKEDEVAIRCAYLEQERILMLQENRLLKEALQKYEQYYRH; encoded by the exons atg atgaaaattATGGATTATAATGCACCTATCGACCTCAGAATCTCTAAGTCCAAGTCAAATGATTCTTACTCTGACACAATTCGCAATTCacgaaatattttattgaaccaATCACCCAAGAAACTCCAAGAATTACTTCATAATTCAAGTATGCAACCTAACTACGGAGAAATCAATGCACCAactcaaataataaataacagaacAAATCTCATAAGGAATTCCTTAGAATCGAGGGTACCAAGTGTGTCACCTGATAGCTCCCAGAAGGGTTGTTATGATTGTAAACAGACAAATTCCCAAAACGAAGAGATTAAACCATTCAAAATGGAAGTGATTTCGCGCAGGTTTTCGGAGTGTTCAATATTGAGTGATCAAGCCAACAataatgaaaatagaaaaatagtTGAGATAGAAACAACGTCAGATATTCCAAAAAAGAGAAAAAGGTCAAATGATACTCCAACAACAGTTCACTCAGATTCTGGATTCAGTAGCAATGAAATAGAAGAGGATGAAGATTTATCAAAAAACCACCATTCAAAGCCATTAAGGATAGATATGCCTCCAATATCAGTTCCTCCTAGCGAAACAG gtaagTGTGACTCTAGTACGAAAGGGAGATCTACAAGACCGTTCAAAGCTATTACCTCTACAATGATTATAGATCCTTTACCGTTGAAAGGTCCTCTTGGAGATTTCGAgacattcagaaaaaatattctgtCAAGAGTTAATTCTTCGAACCAATCAACGAACCACAATATGCGAAGGATGGGAAATACAACT aATACACACATAACTGACCCAGCCTACTGGGAGAAACGAAGGCGGAATAACGAAGCCGCAAAACGTTCGAGGGATGCTAGAAGACGCAAAGAAGATGAAGTAGCGATCAGGTGCGCTTACTTGGAGCAAGAAAGGATATTAATGTTACAAGAGAACAGATTATTGAAGGAAGCGTTACAAAAATATGAACAATACTACAGGCATTGA
- the LOC123684332 gene encoding protein giant-like isoform X6: MKLMKIMDYNAPIDLRISKSKSNDSYSDTIRNSRNILLNQSPKKLQELLHNSSMQPNYGEINAPTQIINNRTNLIRNSLESRVPSVSPDSSQKGCYDCKQTNSQNEEIKPFKMEVISRRFSECSILSDQANNNENRKIVEIETTSDIPKKRKRSNDTPTTVHSDSGFSSNEIEEDEDLSKNHHSKPLRIDMPPISVPPSETGKCDSSTKGRSTRPFKAITSTMIIDPLPLKGPLGDFETFRKNILSRVNSSNQSTNHNMRRMGNTTNTHITDPAYWEKRRRNNEAAKRSRDARRRKEDEVAIRCAYLEQERILMLQENRLLKEALQKYEQYYRH; the protein is encoded by the exons ATGAAATTG atgaaaattATGGATTATAATGCACCTATCGACCTCAGAATCTCTAAGTCCAAGTCAAATGATTCTTACTCTGACACAATTCGCAATTCacgaaatattttattgaaccaATCACCCAAGAAACTCCAAGAATTACTTCATAATTCAAGTATGCAACCTAACTACGGAGAAATCAATGCACCAactcaaataataaataacagaacAAATCTCATAAGGAATTCCTTAGAATCGAGGGTACCAAGTGTGTCACCTGATAGCTCCCAGAAGGGTTGTTATGATTGTAAACAGACAAATTCCCAAAACGAAGAGATTAAACCATTCAAAATGGAAGTGATTTCGCGCAGGTTTTCGGAGTGTTCAATATTGAGTGATCAAGCCAACAataatgaaaatagaaaaatagtTGAGATAGAAACAACGTCAGATATTCCAAAAAAGAGAAAAAGGTCAAATGATACTCCAACAACAGTTCACTCAGATTCTGGATTCAGTAGCAATGAAATAGAAGAGGATGAAGATTTATCAAAAAACCACCATTCAAAGCCATTAAGGATAGATATGCCTCCAATATCAGTTCCTCCTAGCGAAACAG gtaagTGTGACTCTAGTACGAAAGGGAGATCTACAAGACCGTTCAAAGCTATTACCTCTACAATGATTATAGATCCTTTACCGTTGAAAGGTCCTCTTGGAGATTTCGAgacattcagaaaaaatattctgtCAAGAGTTAATTCTTCGAACCAATCAACGAACCACAATATGCGAAGGATGGGAAATACAACT aATACACACATAACTGACCCAGCCTACTGGGAGAAACGAAGGCGGAATAACGAAGCCGCAAAACGTTCGAGGGATGCTAGAAGACGCAAAGAAGATGAAGTAGCGATCAGGTGCGCTTACTTGGAGCAAGAAAGGATATTAATGTTACAAGAGAACAGATTATTGAAGGAAGCGTTACAAAAATATGAACAATACTACAGGCATTGA